One part of the Marinobacter sp. MDS2 genome encodes these proteins:
- a CDS encoding DUF1329 domain-containing protein: MRNRLLAAFTIAALSMSGAAWAKVAPEEAKRLKSELTPVGAVRAANDAGTIPAWQGGLATPPANWEEGEVEVNPFPEDEPLFVVTRDNLELYRDKLTDGHIQMLEQYGPNFFMPVYKTRRTAAFPEEVYQKSYENALSAELLDNGNGVRKTIMTSPFPIPKNGLEVIWNHILRYRGEEVSFRSGAATPQRDGSFNPVVNQYDYYFAYSRPGADLADIDNKIFFLKTDTLAPSTLAGTITLVHETLDQVRSPRLAWRYDSGSRRLRRSPNLAYETDLPNSSSLRSVDQKDMYNGAPNQYDWELKGKRELLVPYNAYKLHDSDVRPKDVIRANHINQQLARYELHRVWVVEAKRRTGIQHIYARRVFYIDEDSWQILASEEYDDKGELWRVSEAHNISYYSQPVFWTTMEMTYDLKAQRYYIDGLDDGYPAYDFSPGYRRNEFTASAARRAARR, encoded by the coding sequence ATGCGAAACCGATTGTTGGCAGCGTTCACCATTGCTGCGTTGAGTATGTCCGGTGCCGCGTGGGCCAAGGTGGCTCCTGAGGAAGCTAAGCGGTTAAAGAGCGAATTAACACCGGTCGGCGCGGTTAGGGCAGCCAACGATGCCGGCACTATCCCTGCTTGGCAGGGAGGTTTGGCAACGCCTCCAGCGAATTGGGAAGAGGGAGAGGTTGAAGTTAATCCGTTTCCCGAAGACGAACCTCTGTTCGTTGTTACCCGGGACAATCTGGAACTGTATCGGGACAAGTTGACGGATGGCCACATCCAGATGCTCGAACAGTATGGTCCCAACTTCTTTATGCCGGTCTATAAAACACGCCGGACGGCTGCCTTTCCCGAAGAGGTCTATCAAAAATCCTACGAGAACGCCTTGAGTGCCGAGCTGTTGGATAACGGCAACGGTGTTCGAAAGACCATCATGACCAGCCCTTTCCCGATCCCGAAAAACGGTTTGGAGGTGATCTGGAATCACATTCTCCGGTACCGGGGAGAAGAAGTATCGTTCCGAAGTGGCGCAGCCACACCTCAGCGCGACGGGTCATTCAACCCGGTGGTTAACCAGTACGATTATTATTTCGCGTACAGCCGCCCCGGGGCGGATCTGGCCGACATCGACAACAAGATATTCTTCCTGAAAACAGACACTTTGGCGCCCAGTACCTTGGCCGGCACGATTACCCTTGTGCACGAGACCCTCGATCAGGTGCGCTCACCTCGCTTGGCGTGGCGGTATGACTCCGGCTCCCGCCGTCTGCGTCGTTCGCCCAACCTGGCCTACGAAACGGATCTGCCGAATTCCTCGTCGTTGCGATCAGTGGATCAGAAGGACATGTATAACGGGGCCCCGAATCAATACGACTGGGAACTCAAGGGAAAACGTGAACTTTTGGTGCCGTATAACGCCTATAAGTTGCACGATAGCGATGTTCGTCCGAAAGACGTTATCCGCGCAAATCATATTAACCAGCAGCTGGCCCGCTATGAGCTGCACCGGGTTTGGGTGGTAGAAGCGAAGCGCCGGACCGGTATCCAGCATATCTACGCTCGCCGCGTATTCTACATCGATGAGGACAGTTGGCAGATTCTGGCGTCGGAAGAGTACGACGACAAAGGCGAATTGTGGCGGGTTTCCGAAGCACATAACATCAGCTATTACAGTCAGCCTGTGTTCTGGACTACTATGGAAATGACGTACGATCTGAAAGCTCAGCGTTATTACATTGACGGTCTGGATGACGGCTACCCGGCTTACGATTTCTCGCCCGGGTATCGTCGAAACGAATTTACGGCTTCCGCTGCCCGTCGGGCCGCTCGCCGTTAA
- a CDS encoding DUF6586 family protein, protein MASQWYSLTSQKLNLAKTLLSQLNQTIDQAQVNPQSTMLNEAIIQGTVELLLRARRTLLVMIAQHHQQKDSEPLPLEELRTRIPYETQDLADLEILQSTPSSWWNHLSHLEKALKQPPTPKKTVSADNIIAVSAEDVADRSAKSLNDTLTAMTEFARAVENRHNEW, encoded by the coding sequence ATGGCGTCTCAATGGTATTCACTGACTTCCCAGAAACTGAATCTGGCCAAGACTTTACTCTCACAGCTAAACCAAACCATTGACCAGGCTCAAGTTAACCCCCAAAGCACCATGCTGAACGAAGCAATAATTCAGGGCACGGTCGAACTGCTGCTTCGAGCAAGACGTACCTTGCTGGTGATGATTGCACAGCATCATCAGCAAAAAGACTCAGAGCCGCTGCCTCTCGAAGAGCTTAGGACCAGAATCCCCTACGAAACCCAGGATCTCGCGGATCTGGAAATACTTCAAAGCACGCCGTCCAGCTGGTGGAACCATCTTTCGCACCTTGAAAAAGCGTTAAAGCAGCCGCCCACGCCGAAAAAGACCGTATCTGCCGACAACATCATTGCGGTTTCAGCAGAGGATGTAGCGGATCGCTCGGCCAAGAGCCTGAATGACACCCTGACAGCCATGACCGAATTTGCCCGAGCCGTAGAGAACAGACATAACGAGTGGTAA
- a CDS encoding cell division inhibitor SulA: MEQLSFNNTMAFQPAAVVSAQAASSHYHRPESRRSKSGSGQAGFGGNVTEIILPEGQVENFQLLLPMLTQLNQEKRWLAWIDPPQSLVGKWQNMHGIVTGEILVLRSTPEIPAQQLAELALGAGTCHAVVLWTNKLARSAFESLQKASAKGNSHGVVLRQR, translated from the coding sequence ATGGAACAGTTGAGCTTCAATAATACTATGGCGTTTCAACCCGCGGCTGTGGTCTCTGCACAGGCCGCTTCATCCCATTACCACAGACCTGAGTCTCGTCGTTCCAAATCGGGATCCGGGCAGGCGGGTTTTGGTGGTAATGTTACCGAGATCATTCTGCCGGAAGGTCAGGTTGAGAATTTCCAGCTACTGCTGCCCATGTTGACTCAGTTGAACCAGGAAAAGCGTTGGCTGGCCTGGATAGACCCACCTCAGTCATTGGTAGGCAAGTGGCAGAATATGCATGGCATTGTAACCGGAGAGATTCTGGTGCTGCGGTCTACGCCCGAAATTCCGGCTCAACAACTGGCGGAGTTAGCGCTGGGCGCGGGCACCTGCCATGCCGTGGTGTTGTGGACCAACAAACTGGCGCGCTCTGCCTTTGAATCGCTTCAAAAGGCATCCGCGAAAGGGAATAGCCACGGAGTGGTGCTGCGCCAGAGATAG
- the lexA gene encoding transcriptional repressor LexA yields MKLTARQSQVLDIIRRYLDETGYPPTRAEIAAELGFRSANAAEEHLRALARKGAIEMVPGASRGIRLPEAEPDLGLPVIGQVAAGSPILAQEHVEDHCALQPSFFSPKADYLLRVRGMSMKDIGILDGDLLAVHRTQDVQNGQIVIARVGDEVTVKRFRKEGNKVWLIAENEEFSPIEVDLAEQELFIEGLGVGVIRRSELH; encoded by the coding sequence ATGAAACTAACCGCCAGGCAGTCCCAAGTACTGGATATTATCCGGCGCTATCTTGATGAGACTGGCTATCCGCCAACTCGTGCAGAGATTGCTGCGGAACTGGGCTTTCGTTCGGCAAATGCGGCTGAAGAGCACTTGCGGGCTCTGGCGCGTAAGGGCGCGATTGAAATGGTGCCCGGGGCCAGTCGCGGTATACGGCTGCCAGAAGCCGAGCCGGATTTGGGGTTGCCGGTGATTGGTCAGGTTGCTGCGGGTAGCCCGATTCTTGCCCAAGAACATGTCGAAGATCATTGTGCGCTTCAGCCTAGTTTCTTCTCACCTAAGGCGGATTATCTGCTACGTGTGCGGGGCATGAGCATGAAGGACATCGGCATTCTGGATGGCGACTTGCTGGCCGTCCACCGGACTCAAGATGTCCAGAATGGCCAGATCGTTATCGCTCGTGTGGGTGATGAAGTCACCGTTAAGCGGTTCCGTAAGGAAGGCAATAAGGTTTGGTTGATTGCCGAAAACGAAGAGTTTAGCCCCATCGAAGTAGATCTGGCAGAGCAAGAGCTCTTTATAGAAGGTCTGGGTGTTGGTGTCATCCGGCGCTCAGAGCTGCACTGA
- a CDS encoding amidoligase family protein has protein sequence MSSSKLSNMPVSTQTTDGNERKVGVEIELSGLSYDALIDHASRLLGGKPELQSRYVTSIKTEDGDYTIELDSDPIKDLNLADEGLPTSIRELASHAMDAIDFAAEKIVPLEIVGPPLPLSKLHIMETLVDELRDLGALGSREAIYFAFGLQLNPELPDLEPGTIVRYLQAFAALYDWLKSRHQIDISRKFTTYIEPWSAKYAEILMQDSYAPDLKGLMKDYLDSNPTRNRALDLLPLFAHLDADYLAEYVQDPRIKSRPTLHYRLPDCDIDNPDWHFSSVWNDWVVLEKLANNAQDLAALRRKYREAQELSFHNLTHSWADTTQQWLQEHGYV, from the coding sequence ATGAGCTCTTCTAAACTCAGCAATATGCCCGTCAGCACCCAAACAACGGATGGAAACGAACGCAAGGTTGGTGTGGAAATCGAACTGTCCGGGCTTAGTTACGATGCACTTATAGATCATGCCAGTCGGCTGTTAGGGGGTAAGCCGGAACTCCAGTCCCGTTACGTCACAAGCATCAAAACTGAAGATGGTGACTATACGATCGAGCTGGATTCGGATCCGATCAAAGACCTCAACCTTGCCGATGAGGGCCTGCCCACCTCCATAAGGGAGTTGGCTTCTCACGCGATGGATGCGATCGATTTCGCCGCTGAAAAAATTGTGCCTCTGGAAATCGTTGGCCCACCTTTGCCGCTGTCCAAACTCCATATCATGGAAACGCTTGTGGACGAGCTCCGTGACCTAGGCGCACTGGGTAGCCGGGAAGCGATCTATTTCGCCTTCGGCCTGCAACTAAACCCGGAGCTGCCAGACTTGGAGCCCGGCACAATTGTGCGTTATCTACAGGCATTTGCAGCACTGTACGATTGGCTGAAATCACGGCATCAGATCGATATCAGCCGTAAGTTCACCACCTACATCGAACCCTGGAGCGCCAAATACGCTGAAATACTGATGCAGGATAGCTATGCACCAGACCTCAAAGGTTTGATGAAGGACTATCTCGACAGCAATCCGACCCGTAACCGTGCTCTGGATTTACTGCCTTTGTTCGCTCACCTCGATGCGGACTATCTGGCCGAATATGTGCAAGACCCCCGCATAAAGAGCCGCCCGACGCTGCATTACCGGCTTCCTGACTGCGACATAGACAACCCAGACTGGCATTTTTCCAGTGTATGGAACGATTGGGTGGTGCTCGAGAAATTAGCCAACAACGCACAGGATCTGGCGGCACTCAGAAGAAAATACCGGGAAGCTCAAGAATTGAGTTTTCATAATCTGACCCATTCCTGGGCTGACACCACTCAGCAATGGCTCCAAGAACACGGTTATGTCTAA
- a CDS encoding gamma-glutamyl-gamma-aminobutyrate hydrolase family protein has translation MSNKETETDIPGLTIGISGPARRSLAQRLISLGLRLSGARTHYIRPGSRINVALLDGLVLSGGTHVHPDRYGQQPQVTAKYDPQRDDTDYRLLEQAEAIGIPVLGICRGAQFINIFHGGSLCQNVTPLRVNTRHRPLLLPLQTVSLVAGSRLADLMPSWRIGANRIHSQAIKRLGRGLRVTAVDNDLFVQAIESTGKQWLMGVQWHPEYLLYHAGHRRIFGRFVQAACARKLQRLENESAQWNNEAPRVIERADRRQKSRV, from the coding sequence ATGTCTAACAAGGAAACCGAAACCGATATTCCGGGGCTAACGATTGGTATCAGCGGCCCCGCCCGGAGAAGCCTGGCACAGCGGCTAATCAGCCTCGGTTTGCGCCTGTCGGGCGCACGCACCCACTACATCCGCCCCGGATCTCGCATTAACGTTGCGTTGCTGGACGGGCTGGTGCTCTCGGGCGGTACTCATGTGCACCCTGACCGATACGGTCAACAGCCCCAGGTAACGGCTAAATACGATCCCCAACGGGATGACACCGACTATCGGTTACTCGAACAGGCAGAGGCGATTGGTATCCCTGTACTCGGTATTTGTCGCGGCGCACAGTTCATCAACATTTTCCACGGGGGGTCGCTGTGCCAGAACGTCACCCCCCTTCGGGTGAATACCCGGCACCGCCCGTTGTTGCTGCCACTGCAAACCGTCAGCCTGGTAGCAGGCAGTCGGTTAGCGGACTTGATGCCCAGCTGGAGAATCGGCGCCAATCGAATTCACAGCCAAGCGATCAAGCGCCTCGGTCGGGGGCTCAGAGTCACTGCAGTGGATAATGATTTGTTTGTTCAGGCAATCGAGAGCACCGGCAAGCAATGGCTGATGGGCGTGCAGTGGCACCCTGAATATCTGCTCTACCACGCCGGTCACCGACGTATTTTTGGTCGTTTTGTTCAGGCCGCGTGCGCACGCAAACTCCAACGCCTTGAAAACGAGAGCGCACAATGGAATAACGAGGCACCCCGCGTTATTGAGCGGGCCGATCGCCGTCAAAAATCCCGGGTATAG
- a CDS encoding translocation/assembly module TamB domain-containing protein, protein MSEQSETTDHQKNQQAKEPTRRRWWFWLLAGIAVIILLPLIAFGLVLLALNTDKGTAWTLEKIPGLQTEAAYGSLLGQWQAERLEWQGYGVGVTVKSPEVDWSPTCLFQLTVCLDTLKASRIEITVQPSDTEEQSGGGITLPDINLPLAVEVKDVALGELTVNGGRIWDRVAFKTSGSGASLNIDQASYVLGDLRVNASGWAEMRRDWPLDLNVKVDLPPPSGDKWLVDLNLTGSVRELRVDGQSAGYLDARLQGSAKPLDERLPAQLELTSKAFIAHNALPPTLMLKDLALSLGGSLANGFQTNARAVLPGTTGDIQIGLDGLVTTEAASDLHLSLSGPAVTDRQEPGTFNASGNVSWKEDLQANADISLDAFPWFGLLPDVAAPPVVLETLQGQASYRGENYQADLEASVKGPQGAADLIASLEGDSKALNVNRLEMTTGAGSMTGQVGLGFSGPLSWQAALELNAFNPGYWLPILEADLNGQVHSRGQLQESGLPMMSADWDLTGEWQQQPATAKGQLSSDGSDWMLKDLLVSVGDNKVSGSGQYGSEIGAELSVELPKPELIVPGLQGDLSGELSAQGSLQDPQGQIRLKAETLAWRDDVQVGQLEVQASLGAGEVLNASATAREIKAAGQSLDEVNVAARGTRGDHALSLEAKHPDMSLLMKLTGGLGENFESWTGAITRGEINVPEPGHLWALDQRTELAYTKQGELKLGQHCWRWQDSSVCAEDQQLWPNPVIAYRISQFPTLALEPLLPDTFRWTALLNADIEVAMTEAGPDGRVSVDAGEGTFEFLVLDDWEKLSHQELTLNAMLKPELAELSVALKGPELGQFATQLKVDPVADDRPVEGTFSLKDLDLAFVSAFSGIDEVAGQVNGEGSLEGPLLKPAVTGELALTDGRFQDPDLPLPMEKVVLALEFAGYNADISGRWQSNDRSEGQLSGRLDWRGEPELNLNVKGERLPVHFEPYASVEVAPDIDIRLQTGELSVSGRVEVPRGRIEVQALPESAVSVSSDEVIVGVEAEEPVIRNMLMDVVVVVGEDEVTLDAFGLTGELKGTLRIGNDMDTRGALRLVNGRYEAYGQDLNLRRARVVFVGALTEPYLDIEAVREVDAVVAGIRLSGPISEPETEVFSEPSMPQSEALSYVILGRPPQGRGDEGQMSAAAISLGLTQTNELTQSIGDELGIKNLMLEAEGSGETASVVASGYITDDLSIRYGVGIFEPITTVALRYDLGRYFYLEAASGLAASLDIFYTRDF, encoded by the coding sequence GTGAGTGAGCAATCTGAGACGACTGATCATCAGAAGAACCAACAGGCCAAAGAACCCACCCGGCGTCGCTGGTGGTTTTGGTTATTGGCTGGCATTGCGGTCATCATACTGTTGCCGTTGATTGCCTTTGGCCTGGTTCTGCTTGCCCTCAACACCGACAAAGGCACCGCATGGACACTGGAGAAGATTCCGGGTTTGCAAACGGAAGCCGCTTACGGTTCGTTGCTGGGGCAGTGGCAGGCAGAGCGCCTGGAGTGGCAAGGCTATGGCGTCGGGGTAACGGTTAAGTCACCGGAAGTGGACTGGTCCCCAACCTGTCTGTTCCAGCTGACCGTGTGTCTGGATACCTTAAAAGCCAGCCGTATCGAGATTACGGTGCAACCGTCAGACACAGAAGAACAATCCGGTGGCGGAATAACCTTGCCTGACATCAACCTGCCGTTGGCGGTGGAAGTCAAAGACGTGGCTTTGGGTGAGCTAACGGTCAACGGAGGCCGCATCTGGGACAGGGTTGCGTTCAAAACGAGTGGTTCAGGGGCCAGCCTGAACATTGATCAGGCCTCCTATGTGCTCGGTGATCTGCGTGTGAACGCCAGCGGTTGGGCTGAGATGCGAAGAGATTGGCCGCTGGATCTGAACGTGAAGGTGGATTTGCCGCCGCCATCGGGTGATAAGTGGTTGGTTGATCTGAATCTCACCGGTAGCGTTCGCGAGCTTAGAGTCGATGGCCAAAGCGCGGGGTATCTCGATGCCCGGTTGCAAGGCTCTGCCAAACCACTCGACGAGCGTTTGCCAGCACAGCTCGAATTGACCTCGAAGGCCTTTATCGCCCATAACGCACTGCCGCCCACCTTAATGCTGAAAGATCTCGCGTTAAGTTTGGGAGGCTCTCTAGCGAATGGCTTCCAGACCAACGCGCGGGCGGTGCTTCCCGGCACGACCGGTGACATTCAGATAGGCCTCGACGGATTAGTGACCACCGAGGCTGCTTCGGATCTGCACCTTTCGCTTTCCGGTCCTGCTGTTACAGACCGTCAAGAGCCTGGCACCTTCAATGCCTCGGGAAACGTTTCCTGGAAAGAGGACTTGCAGGCCAACGCTGATATTAGCCTGGATGCCTTTCCCTGGTTTGGATTGTTGCCCGATGTTGCCGCACCTCCCGTGGTTTTGGAAACCTTGCAAGGACAGGCCAGCTATCGCGGAGAAAATTATCAGGCAGATCTTGAGGCAAGCGTTAAAGGCCCTCAAGGCGCGGCGGATTTGATCGCTAGTTTGGAGGGGGATTCCAAAGCGTTAAACGTCAACCGGTTGGAAATGACAACGGGGGCTGGATCAATGACAGGACAGGTTGGTTTGGGATTCTCCGGGCCACTGTCTTGGCAGGCAGCGCTTGAGTTAAACGCCTTCAATCCGGGGTACTGGCTACCCATTCTGGAGGCAGACTTGAATGGCCAGGTACACAGCCGGGGGCAGTTGCAGGAAAGCGGGTTGCCGATGATGTCGGCGGACTGGGATCTTACCGGTGAATGGCAGCAGCAGCCAGCAACCGCCAAAGGCCAATTGAGCAGTGACGGTTCCGACTGGATGCTGAAGGATTTATTGGTATCCGTTGGTGACAATAAAGTCAGTGGTAGCGGCCAATATGGTAGTGAGATCGGGGCGGAGTTATCCGTAGAGTTGCCAAAACCTGAACTGATTGTTCCCGGCCTGCAGGGCGACCTGTCTGGCGAACTCAGCGCACAGGGCTCTTTGCAAGATCCTCAGGGTCAGATCCGGCTTAAAGCTGAAACACTGGCATGGCGCGACGATGTGCAAGTTGGCCAACTAGAGGTTCAGGCCAGTCTGGGGGCCGGTGAGGTTTTAAACGCAAGCGCGACCGCGCGGGAGATTAAAGCGGCGGGTCAGTCCCTGGATGAAGTGAACGTTGCCGCCCGAGGCACGCGAGGTGATCATGCGCTGTCGCTGGAAGCGAAACACCCGGACATGTCGTTGCTGATGAAGCTGACCGGTGGGTTGGGCGAAAATTTTGAAAGTTGGACTGGCGCGATAACCCGAGGCGAAATCAATGTGCCGGAGCCCGGGCATTTGTGGGCATTGGACCAACGCACCGAGCTTGCTTACACCAAGCAAGGCGAGCTAAAGCTTGGTCAGCACTGCTGGCGCTGGCAGGACAGCTCCGTCTGCGCAGAGGACCAACAGCTGTGGCCGAACCCTGTCATTGCGTACCGGATTAGCCAGTTTCCAACGTTGGCCCTAGAGCCCTTACTGCCGGACACCTTCCGTTGGACTGCGCTGCTCAATGCCGATATCGAGGTTGCCATGACGGAAGCCGGCCCTGACGGCCGGGTTTCGGTTGACGCCGGAGAAGGTACTTTCGAGTTTTTGGTTCTGGATGATTGGGAAAAGCTGAGTCATCAAGAGCTGACATTAAACGCGATGCTCAAACCTGAGTTGGCGGAGTTGTCAGTGGCTTTGAAAGGCCCGGAACTCGGCCAGTTCGCGACACAGCTGAAGGTTGATCCGGTCGCCGATGACCGGCCAGTTGAGGGAACTTTTTCCCTGAAAGATCTCGATCTTGCTTTTGTCTCGGCGTTTTCCGGAATCGATGAAGTGGCCGGTCAGGTCAATGGCGAAGGCTCATTGGAAGGACCGTTGCTGAAGCCGGCTGTTACCGGTGAGCTGGCGCTCACCGACGGCCGCTTTCAGGATCCGGATTTGCCGCTGCCGATGGAAAAGGTGGTGCTGGCCCTTGAATTTGCCGGGTATAACGCGGACATCAGCGGGCGCTGGCAGAGCAATGACCGCAGTGAAGGGCAGCTCTCTGGCCGCTTGGACTGGCGCGGCGAGCCTGAGCTGAATTTGAATGTCAAAGGAGAACGGCTGCCGGTGCATTTTGAGCCTTATGCCTCGGTGGAAGTGGCCCCGGACATTGATATCCGTTTGCAGACTGGCGAGTTGTCTGTCTCCGGGCGCGTTGAAGTGCCTCGTGGGCGAATTGAAGTCCAGGCTCTGCCGGAATCGGCGGTCTCCGTATCAAGCGATGAAGTGATTGTTGGTGTGGAAGCCGAAGAGCCCGTAATCCGTAACATGCTCATGGATGTGGTTGTGGTGGTAGGCGAAGACGAAGTGACGCTGGACGCTTTTGGCTTGACCGGGGAGCTGAAAGGGACACTGCGAATTGGCAACGATATGGACACCCGCGGCGCTCTGAGATTGGTGAATGGCCGGTACGAAGCATACGGTCAGGATCTCAATCTGCGCAGGGCGCGAGTTGTATTTGTAGGCGCGCTGACCGAGCCGTATCTGGATATTGAAGCGGTGCGAGAGGTGGATGCCGTCGTGGCCGGCATCAGGCTCAGTGGGCCTATCAGCGAGCCGGAAACCGAAGTGTTTTCCGAACCGTCTATGCCACAAAGCGAAGCCTTGTCTTACGTCATCCTGGGGCGGCCGCCCCAGGGACGTGGCGATGAAGGGCAGATGAGCGCGGCAGCTATTTCGCTGGGCCTGACGCAGACCAATGAGCTGACGCAAAGCATCGGCGACGAGCTGGGTATCAAAAACCTGATGCTGGAAGCTGAAGGGTCAGGGGAGACGGCGTCTGTTGTCGCAAGTGGTTATATAACCGATGATCTGAGTATTCGTTACGGTGTGGGAATTTTTGAGCCGATCACCACGGTAGCGTTGCGTTACGATCTGGGGCGGTATTTCTATCTGGAGGCGGCCAGTGGGCTGGCCGCCTCATTGGATATCTTCTATACCCGGGATTTTTGA
- a CDS encoding autotransporter assembly complex family protein codes for MLPPFLVKETAFKAIALLLLCLPSLVLANQVEVQVKGDHDALEDNARIFLGEVEGRTADGLRRYAPTAVGQAKEALRALGYYNPKITWEVNDGDVGLAELILTVDPGTPVRVRQRNVDIHGPGSKDSEFVDGLPEKPRVGDVLNHGEYDNLRSSISNRARRLGYFDGEYEKRELRVDPAEKIADINLSFESGERYRLGEVTFLEGHGFEQRLLEQFVTFEPGEPFHAAKVAKLSGDLSNSGYFSGVDLDASPSDAEDRVIPINIDLTPRDPRSLAAGVGFSTDVGPRFRGTWREHYINPMGHRRGLDTEVSELRQSISGWYELPLDPPMTDSIRLSTGYQREEIENVASERLTLGQQWRHQLDTGWMQILGLRWEGERYTIGEETQDTSSLLLPSVGYSKLHSNSPLDPSQGYRLQVDVTGAHRAALSDADILHVNFLARGLYTLADKHRFLARFNFGGVATNNFDDVPPSLRFFAGGDQTVRGYAYESLSPKNSDGDVVGGRYLIVGSAEYQYEFIKNWRLAAFIDEGNAVDDVFDPLATGVGVGIRWVSPVGPLRLDVAEGLNESFGGGWRVHFSMGPEL; via the coding sequence ATGCTGCCACCTTTCTTAGTAAAAGAGACGGCTTTCAAGGCTATAGCGTTGCTCCTGCTCTGTCTTCCATCGCTGGTGCTGGCTAATCAGGTTGAAGTGCAGGTGAAGGGCGATCACGATGCTCTTGAAGACAACGCACGCATTTTTTTGGGCGAGGTTGAAGGGCGCACCGCAGATGGCCTGCGCCGATATGCTCCTACGGCAGTAGGTCAGGCCAAAGAAGCCCTCCGTGCATTGGGGTACTACAACCCGAAAATCACCTGGGAGGTGAATGACGGCGATGTGGGGCTGGCGGAGCTGATTCTCACTGTCGATCCCGGTACCCCGGTGCGCGTCCGTCAGCGGAACGTGGACATTCACGGGCCGGGGTCGAAGGATTCCGAGTTTGTTGATGGACTGCCTGAAAAGCCGCGGGTCGGTGATGTGTTGAACCACGGAGAATACGACAACCTTCGAAGCAGCATAAGCAACAGGGCCCGGCGCCTGGGCTACTTTGATGGCGAGTATGAGAAGCGCGAGTTGAGGGTTGATCCGGCGGAAAAAATTGCCGACATCAATCTGAGTTTCGAGTCTGGCGAGCGTTACCGGCTTGGGGAGGTCACATTTCTGGAAGGGCACGGCTTCGAACAACGGCTTCTGGAGCAGTTTGTGACCTTTGAGCCCGGTGAGCCGTTTCATGCTGCCAAGGTTGCCAAGTTGAGCGGCGACCTCTCCAACAGTGGTTATTTTTCAGGAGTGGACCTGGATGCCTCGCCAAGCGATGCAGAAGACCGGGTTATTCCTATCAACATCGATCTCACGCCTCGAGACCCACGTTCACTTGCAGCGGGTGTAGGCTTCTCAACCGACGTGGGGCCCAGGTTTCGTGGCACCTGGCGAGAGCACTATATAAATCCCATGGGGCATCGTCGGGGGCTCGACACCGAGGTGTCGGAATTGCGTCAGAGCATTTCGGGTTGGTATGAACTGCCGCTGGATCCACCGATGACAGACTCCATTCGATTGAGTACCGGTTATCAGCGTGAGGAAATCGAAAACGTGGCCTCCGAGCGTTTGACCCTGGGGCAACAGTGGCGCCACCAGCTCGATACCGGATGGATGCAGATTCTGGGGTTACGATGGGAAGGTGAGCGCTACACCATCGGCGAAGAAACACAGGACACCTCCAGTTTGTTGCTGCCCAGCGTCGGTTATTCGAAGTTGCACTCCAATTCCCCTTTGGATCCGTCTCAAGGTTACCGCCTGCAGGTCGATGTGACGGGTGCGCACCGGGCGGCGCTGTCGGATGCGGATATTCTGCATGTGAACTTTCTGGCCCGGGGCCTTTATACCCTGGCGGACAAGCACCGTTTTTTGGCTCGGTTTAATTTTGGCGGGGTGGCGACGAATAATTTTGATGACGTGCCGCCGTCTCTTCGTTTCTTCGCCGGCGGCGACCAAACGGTTCGTGGCTACGCTTATGAATCGTTGTCACCGAAAAACAGTGACGGTGATGTGGTGGGTGGCCGCTATCTTATTGTCGGAAGTGCAGAGTACCAGTATGAATTCATAAAGAACTGGCGCCTTGCCGCCTTCATCGATGAAGGCAACGCGGTGGATGATGTGTTTGATCCGTTAGCGACAGGGGTGGGTGTAGGGATCCGCTGGGTCAGTCCGGTCGGGCCTTTGCGCCTTGATGTTGCGGAAGGGTTGAATGAGTCTTTCGGTGGCGGCTGGCGGGTCCACTTTTCGATGGGGCCGGAATTGTGA